One genomic segment of Myxocyprinus asiaticus isolate MX2 ecotype Aquarium Trade chromosome 14, UBuf_Myxa_2, whole genome shotgun sequence includes these proteins:
- the pctp gene encoding phosphatidylcholine transfer protein, translated as MAVLFSDEEFQLAWIELDEPQLDGGWEFFTETMDIKIYRLYHKETGLYEYKVFGSLPSCAPELCADVYMDLNYRKQWDSYVKELHEKDYGGQKAIYWEVKYPLPLSNRDYVYVRERRDLDMSGRKIWVVLAKSSPVSQCPEKRSVIRVKDYKQSLAMESDGSGGTKVFMNYFDNPGGMIPTWLVNWAAKTGVPAFLTDLKKACSNYTNNK; from the exons ATGGCTGTGCTGTTCAGCGATGAGGAGTTTCAGCTGGCGTGGATCGAGCTGGACGAGCCGCAGCTGGACGGAGGATGGGAGTTCTTCACCGAGACGATGGACATCAAAATATACCGACTGTATCATAAG GAAACGGGTCTGTACGAGTACAAAGTGTTCGGTTCTCTGCCCAGCTGCGCTCCAGAACTCTGTGCAGATGTCTACATGGATCTGAACTACAGGAAACAGTGGGACTCGTATGTCAAAG AATTACATGAGAAAGACTATGGCGGACAGAAAGCTATATACTGGGAGGTGAAATATCCATTACCGCTGTCCAACAGGGAT TATGTGTACGTGCGGGAGCGGCGAGACCTGGACATGAGCGGACGGAAGATCTGGGTGGTTTTGGCCAAGAGCTCGCCTGTGTCTCAGTGTCCTGAGAAGAGAAGTGTGATCCGGGTCAAAGATTACAAACAGAGTCTGGCAATGGAGAGCGACGGATCCGGCGGTACTAAAG TGTTCATGAATTACTTTGATAATCCCGGCGGCATGATACCAACATGGTTGGTTAACTGGGCAGCTAAG ACTGGCGTTCCTGCCTTTCTCACTGACCTGAAGAAGGCTTGCAGTAACTACACAAACAACAAGTGA